From a single Arachis hypogaea cultivar Tifrunner chromosome 3, arahy.Tifrunner.gnm2.J5K5, whole genome shotgun sequence genomic region:
- the LOC112791635 gene encoding DELLA protein 1 — MKRDHSEAGSSYGQQGSSSSSVAKGECSSMSSGKAKMWEEDHDPSSGGGGGGMDELLAALGYKVRNSDMADVAQKLEQLEMVMGTAQEDGISHLATDTVHYDPTDLYSWVQSMINELNPPPSTAAANGTSSSLLCSSQIEENPSRAFTDDSEYDLRAIPGIAVYPQNDEPSNKRLKTNRVPEIGSEGVQEPTRPVVLVDSQETGVRLVHTLLACAEAVQQENLKLADALVKHVGLLAQSQAGAMKKVASYFAQALARRIYQIYPQEAMDSSFSDVLHMHFYESCPYLKFAHFTANQAILEAFASATRVHVIDFGLKQGMQWPALLQALTLRPGGPPTFRLTGIGPPQTDNTDSLQQVGWKLAQLAQTIGVQFEFRGFVCSSLSDLDPEMLEIRPGEAVAVNSVFELHRMLARPGSIEKVLGTVKKIKPKIFTVVEQEANHNGPVFVDRFTEALHYYSSLFDSLEGSVATGLAAPPPTEDLLMSELYLGRQICNVVACEGTDRVERHETLTQWRARMGSAGFEAVHLGSNAFKQASMLLALFAGGDGYRVEENNGCLMLGWHTRSLIATSAWKLPPLSSGGES; from the coding sequence ATGAAGAGGGATCACAGTGAAGCTGGCTCCAGCTATGGCCAGCAAggtagcagcagcagcagcgtGGCCAAAGGCGAATGCTCGTCAATGTCGAGCGGGAAGGCCAAGATGTGGGAGGAAGACCATGACCCAAGctccggcggcggcggcggcggcatgGACGAGCTCCTCGCTGCTCTTGGTTACAAGGTTCGCAACTCAGACATGGCTGACGTGGCCCAGAAGCTGGAGCAGCTGGAGATGGTTATGGGTACCGCGCAAGAAGACGGAATTTCACACCTGGCTACTGACACCGTTCACTACGACCCTACGGATCTATACTCCTGGGTGCAGAGCATGATCAATGAGCTCAACCCTCCCCCAAGCACCGCTGCCGCAAACGGAACAAGCAGCTCACTGCTGTGCAGCTCCCAAATCGAGGAGAACCCCTCACGCGCCTTCACGGACGACTCTGAGTACGACCTGAGAGCGATACCTGGCATCGCCGTTTACCCTCAAAACGACGAACCCAGCAACAAACGGCTGAAAACGAATCGTGTTCCAGAAATTGGGTCAGAGGGTGTTCAAGAACCGACCCGGCCAGTTGTGCTTGTGGATTCCCAAGAAACAGGTGTCCGTCTAGTCCACACCCTCTTAGCCTGCGCGGAGGCAGTCCAGCAAGAAAACCTAAAGCTGGCAGACGCGCTAGTGAAGCACGTGGGGCTACTCGCGCAGTCGCAGGCCGGTGCCATGAAGAAAGTTGCATCTTACTTTGCACAGGCACTTGCGAGGAGGATTTACCAGATTTACCCTCAAGAAGCCATGGACTCTTCTTTCTCAGATGTGCTCCACATGCACTTCTACGAGTCCTGCCCTTACCTCAAATTCGCCCACTTCACAGCCAATCAGGCCATACTCGAGGCCTTCGCTTCTGCCACCAGGGTCCACGTCATCGATTTCGGCCTCAAGCAAGGGATGCAGTGGCCCGCACTCCTGCAAGCCCTCACATTGCGTCCCGGCGGCCCACCCACTTTCCGTTTGACTGGAATAGGCCCGCCGCAGACCGACAACACTGACTCCCTGCAGCAAGTCGGATGGAAGCTTGCACAACTGGCACAAACCATAGGCGTTCAGTTCGAGTTTCGCGGCTTCGTCTGCTCTAGCCTCTCGGATCTTGACCCCGAAATGCTTGAGATCCGACCCGGAGAAGCCGTTGCGGTTAACTCCGTTTTCGAGTTGCATCGCATGCTGGCCCGCCCCGGCTCCATCGAGAAAGTTCTTGGCACGGTTAAGAAGATCAAGCCGAAGATCTTCACGGTGGTGGAGCAGGAAGCCAACCACAACGGTCCAGTTTTTGTGGATCGGTTCACGGAGGCGTTGCATTATTACTCGAGTTTGTTTGACTCGCTGGAGGGATCGGTGGCGACGGGGTTGGCGGCGCCGCCGCCGACTGAGGACCTATTGATGTCGGAGCTGTACCTCGGGAGGCAAATTTGCAACGTGGTGGCGTGCGAGGGCACAGACCGGGTGGAGCGGCACGAGACGCTGACGCAGTGGCGGGCCAGGATGGGGTCGGCCGGGTTCGAGGCGGTCCACTTGGGGTCGAACGCGTTCAAGCAAGCGAGCATGTTGCTGGCGCTGTTTGCGGGTGGGGATGGGTACAGGGTGGAGGAGAACAATGGGTGCCTCATGCTTGGGTGGCACACCAGGTCCCTGATTGCGACCTCGGCGTGGAAGCTTCCACCCCTTTCTTCTGGCGGCGAGTCTTAG
- the LOC112791634 gene encoding uncharacterized protein At4g22758: protein MTKKSAFEKMLMQKRSYDDDEDQQKKRNNSSSSKRLLVSINILGSAGPIRFVVNEKDSVCVIIETALKSYAREGRLPLLGFDPTNFLLYSANACFDALNPLEAIGSYGVRNFVLCKKQVCLSKTQPHSELISQQKRNGGSGWKAWFNKSFGLKISSH from the exons atGACGAAGAAGAGTGCTTTTGAGAAGATGCTGATGCAAAAGAGGAGCTATGACGATGATGAGGATCAGCAGAAGAAGAGGAACAACAGCAGCAGCAGTAAGAGGTTGTTGGTGAGTATCAACATACTTGGGAGCGCAGGGCCAATAAGGTTTGTGGTGAATGAAAAGGACAGTGTTTGTGTTATCATTGAAACCGCTCTCAAGTCCTATGCTCGTGAAGGCAGGCTTCCTCTTCTTGGTTTTGATCCCACCAACTTCCTCCTTTACTCTGCAAATGCATGCTTTGATG CTTTGAATCCTTTGGAAGCCATAGGATCTTATGGGGTGAGAAATTTTGTGCTGTGCAAGAAGCAAGTTTGCTTATCAAAGACACAACCACATTCAGAGCTGATATCTCAGCAGAAACGCAATGGTGGTAGTGGCTGGAAGGCATGGTTCAACAAATCATTTGGATTGAAAATCTCATCCCATTGA